The DNA window ATCAGCAGGGGATCAAACACTGGGCCGGTGACCGTGAAGTCGCCGGTGAGCGCGCGCAGCACGCTTAGGTCGTAGGGGGCGTTAAATACGATGAGGGTGAGCCCGTCCTCCCAGCCCTGCTTGATCGCGGCGACGGTCTCGTGCAGCACCTCGTCGTGGTCGCGGCCCTCGGCCCGCGCCTTTTCCGTGCTGATCCCGTGGACCGCGGCGGCCGCTTCGGGGATCTCCACGCCGGGGTCTGCCAGGGTCTCGTTGGCGGTGACCTCGCGCCCGTCGATACGCACCAGCGCGGAGGTGACAATGCGGGCCTCGCGCGGGTTGACCGAGGTAGTTTCCAGGTCGAAGGAGAGCATGCGGGACGCGTCGAAGTAAGCCATGTTTGCATGATAGCGGGGGAGGCGAACACGCCGGGGCGAAAAGCTATGCTGGCAGGTTGTGAGCGAGATTTCTGCAGATTTGCACCGTGAATGGACCGAGCTGGCAAACGACGTGCGCCACCACCGCGACCTGTACTACAACGGGCAGCCGGTGATCACCGACGGCGAGTTCGACGCGCTTTTTGAACGTCTCAAGGCGCTCGAGGCCGAGCACCCGGAGCTGGCAGTGCCGGACTCGCCGACCAAGGAGGTTGGCGCGCCGACCGCCGCGACTTCCGCGTTCGCCGACGTGACCCACCTCGAGCGCATGTACAGCCTGGACAACGTCTTTTCCCCCGAGGAACTTGCTGAGTGGCTAGAAAAGACGCCGGGGCCGTACCTGACCGAGCTGAAGATCGACGGGCTGTCGATCGACCTGGTCTACCGCAACGGCGTGCTCGAGCGCGCCGCCACCCGCGGCGACGGCACGGTCGGCGAGGACATCACCGCCAACGCGCGCGTGATCGAGGACATCCCGCATAAGCTTTCCGGCGACGCGCCCGCGCTGCTGGAGGTGCGCGGCGAGGTGTTCATCCGCCCGGAGGATTTCCCCGAGCTCAACGAGCAGCGCATGAAGGAGGGCGGCAAGCCCTTCGCCAACCCACGCAACACCGCCGCCGGCGGCCTGCGCCAGAAGGACCCCGCGGACGTGAAGAAGCGCAAGCTGCGCATGATCTGCCACGGCATCGGGGCCCGCGAGGGCTTCGAGCCGGAAACGCAGCACGAGGCCTACCTCAAGCTCGCTGAGTGGGGCCTGCCGGTCTCCGAGTACACCAAGCGGGCTGAGACGGCCAAGGACGTG is part of the Corynebacterium imitans genome and encodes:
- a CDS encoding 3'-5' exonuclease, with the translated sequence MAYFDASRMLSFDLETTSVNPREARIVTSALVRIDGREVTANETLADPGVEIPEAAAAVHGISTEKARAEGRDHDEVLHETVAAIKQGWEDGLTLIVFNAPYDLSVLRALTGDFTVTGPVFDPLLIDRARNRYRKGKRNLGALCEHYGVRLDNAHEATSDAMAAARIAWKQVRKVWPELAEMDTDELMEYQAVENYRIQTDLKKWLESRGRDASNVSMGWPMVG